A genomic segment from Juglans regia cultivar Chandler chromosome 14, Walnut 2.0, whole genome shotgun sequence encodes:
- the LOC109002271 gene encoding PHD finger-like domain-containing protein 5A, with the protein MAKHHPDLIMCRKQPGIAIGRLCEKCDGKCVICDSYVRPCTLVRVCDECNYGSFQGRCVICGGVGISDAYYCKECTQQEKDRDGCPKIVNLGSAKTDLFYERKKYGFKKR; encoded by the coding sequence ATGGCCAAGCATCATCCAGATCTGATTATGTGCCGGAAGCAGCCAGGAATTGCCATTGGAAGACTTTGTGAGAAATGTGATGGGAAGTGTGTAATCTGTGACTCCTATGTGCGCCCTTGCACGCTTGTGCGGGTTTGTGATGAATGCAACTATGGGTCCTTTCAGGGTCGCTGTGTTATTTGTGGAGGAGTGGGGATTTCTGATGCCTACTATTGCAAGGAGTGTACGCAGCAGGAGAAAGATAGAGATGGATGTCCGAAAATTGTTAATTTAGGTAGTGCAAAAACTGACCTATTTTATGAACGCAAGAAGTATGGTTTTaagaaaagatga